The following are encoded together in the Geobacter sulfurreducens PCA genome:
- the cobT gene encoding nicotinate-nucleotide--dimethylbenzimidazole phosphoribosyltransferase encodes MTLLTEALSKICPVDAELMAQAQARLDNKTKPIGSLGRLEEFARRMVAITGSVAPDTKKKVVFTFAGDHGVTDEGVSAFPREVTPQMVYNFLRGGAGINVLARHVGAQVRVVDIGVDHDFGDTPGLIVRKVARGTRNFARGPAMTREEAVAALEVGIDLANEAKREGIALVGTGEMGIGNTTPSAAIIAAFSGLPVPAVTHRGTGIGDEALANKVRVIEAGLALNQPDPKDPIDVLAKVGGLEIAGIAGLILGCAANRLPVVVDGFISTAGALVACELNPHVRDYLFAAHQSVEVGHRVMLDRIGAAPILDLQLRLGEGTGGALAMGLIEAGVRILTEMATFEEAGVAEGDY; translated from the coding sequence ATGACGCTGCTGACCGAAGCCCTGTCAAAAATATGTCCCGTAGATGCCGAACTCATGGCCCAGGCCCAGGCGCGGCTTGACAACAAGACCAAACCCATTGGCTCCCTCGGACGGTTGGAGGAGTTCGCCCGGCGCATGGTGGCCATCACCGGCAGCGTTGCGCCCGATACGAAGAAGAAGGTGGTCTTCACCTTTGCCGGTGATCATGGCGTGACCGATGAAGGTGTGTCGGCCTTTCCCCGGGAAGTGACCCCCCAGATGGTCTATAATTTCCTGCGGGGAGGAGCCGGCATCAATGTCCTTGCGCGCCACGTGGGAGCCCAGGTACGGGTGGTCGACATCGGGGTGGATCACGATTTCGGCGACACCCCCGGCCTCATTGTCCGGAAGGTGGCCCGGGGCACCCGTAATTTCGCTCGAGGCCCGGCCATGACCAGGGAGGAGGCGGTCGCCGCCCTGGAGGTGGGGATAGATCTGGCGAATGAGGCCAAGCGGGAAGGGATCGCCCTGGTCGGTACCGGCGAGATGGGTATCGGTAACACTACCCCGTCGGCTGCCATTATCGCCGCCTTCTCGGGGCTGCCGGTCCCGGCGGTGACCCACCGGGGGACCGGCATCGGCGATGAGGCCCTTGCCAACAAGGTCCGGGTTATCGAGGCGGGGCTGGCCCTGAACCAACCCGATCCGAAAGATCCTATCGATGTGCTGGCAAAAGTCGGAGGACTGGAGATCGCCGGCATTGCAGGCCTGATCCTCGGCTGCGCCGCAAACCGGCTGCCGGTGGTGGTGGACGGCTTCATCTCCACGGCCGGGGCCCTGGTGGCCTGCGAGCTCAATCCCCATGTGCGGGATTACCTCTTTGCGGCCCACCAGTCGGTGGAAGTGGGGCACCGGGTCATGCTCGACCGCATCGGCGCCGCCCCGATCCTGGACCTCCAGCTGCGGCTCGGCGAGGGGACTGGTGGGGCACTGGCCATGGGACTCATCGAGGCCGGAGTCAGAATTTTGACGGAAATGGCCACCTTTGAGGAAGCGGGCGTGGCGGAAGGGGACTATTGA
- a CDS encoding precorrin-8X methylmutase, protein MSVHLRPEEIEAESFRIIDAEAGSHSWGPDQWPVVRRVIHTSADFDYARSMVFSPDAVPRALAALKAGRGIVTDTTMALSGIAKPRLERFGISVSCFVADPDVARRAREQGITRSILALRAGASDRGNGIFVIGNAPTALFELIRLVREEGLRPDLVVGLPVGFVGAAESKEALLALEHEVPEVPFITNRGRKGGSNVAAAVVNALLIMAMEG, encoded by the coding sequence ATGTCGGTCCACCTCCGCCCCGAGGAGATCGAGGCCGAGTCGTTCCGGATCATCGATGCCGAAGCGGGCTCCCACTCCTGGGGGCCGGACCAGTGGCCGGTGGTGCGCCGCGTCATCCATACCTCCGCCGATTTCGACTATGCCCGGAGCATGGTCTTCTCCCCCGACGCCGTGCCGCGCGCCCTGGCCGCGCTCAAGGCGGGAAGAGGCATCGTCACCGACACCACCATGGCCCTGTCGGGCATCGCCAAGCCGCGCCTGGAGCGATTCGGCATCTCCGTCTCCTGTTTCGTGGCTGATCCCGATGTGGCACGCCGGGCCCGGGAGCAGGGGATCACCCGCTCTATCCTGGCTCTACGTGCGGGGGCGTCGGACCGGGGTAACGGCATCTTCGTCATCGGCAACGCACCCACGGCCCTCTTCGAGCTGATCCGCCTGGTGCGGGAAGAGGGTCTGCGTCCCGACTTGGTGGTGGGCTTGCCGGTGGGGTTCGTTGGGGCCGCGGAGAGCAAAGAGGCGCTCCTGGCCCTGGAGCATGAGGTCCCGGAAGTCCCCTTCATCACCAACCGGGGACGCAAGGGGGGGTCCAACGTGGCGGCGGCGGTGGTGAACGCCCTGCTCATCATGGCTATGGAGGGGTAA
- a CDS encoding sirohydrochlorin chelatase: MKTAILLMAHGSRIPEANDAVREIAAMVKEMTGFEIVEVSFREQHLPDIQQGIDACVAQGAERVLLMPYFLFVGAHVQEDLPEEMAEARTRYPAVEFAMGGHLGVHRKLAEVAADRIAEALAATGWR, from the coding sequence ATGAAGACTGCTATTCTGTTGATGGCCCATGGCAGCCGTATCCCCGAGGCGAATGACGCCGTGCGGGAGATCGCCGCCATGGTGAAGGAAATGACTGGGTTCGAGATTGTGGAGGTGTCGTTCCGGGAACAGCACCTGCCGGACATCCAGCAAGGGATCGATGCCTGCGTGGCCCAAGGCGCGGAGCGGGTTCTGCTGATGCCCTACTTCCTCTTTGTGGGGGCCCACGTGCAGGAGGACCTCCCCGAGGAGATGGCCGAGGCCCGCACCCGTTACCCTGCCGTGGAGTTCGCCATGGGAGGGCATCTGGGCGTGCACCGCAAGCTGGCCGAGGTGGCGGCTGACCGGATCGCCGAAGCCCTCGCCGCCACGGGGTGGCGCTGA
- a CDS encoding pyridoxamine 5'-phosphate oxidase family protein has protein sequence MRKANKRITDFDIIRRMLDTCHVGRLGTLGADGWPRIKPLNFAWHEGRIYFHCALEGEKLDDIRHEDRVCFEVDLPIAYVRGTTETPCRAEYLYRSVIMRGRARLVEEAAEKVLALDCLMRKYQPDGTWGSFPEEKLAITGIVRIDVEEVVGKEELGKDELREQALAMLASGVPLPAILG, from the coding sequence ATGCGCAAAGCCAACAAGCGAATCACCGATTTCGACATCATCCGCCGGATGCTCGACACCTGTCACGTGGGGCGGCTCGGCACCCTGGGAGCCGACGGCTGGCCCCGGATCAAGCCCCTCAACTTCGCTTGGCACGAGGGGCGGATCTATTTCCACTGTGCCCTGGAAGGGGAGAAGCTCGACGATATCCGCCACGAGGACCGGGTCTGCTTTGAGGTGGACCTGCCCATCGCCTATGTGCGGGGAACGACGGAAACCCCCTGCCGGGCCGAGTACCTCTACCGCAGCGTGATCATGCGGGGCAGGGCGCGATTGGTTGAGGAGGCGGCCGAGAAGGTGCTTGCCCTCGACTGTCTCATGCGCAAATACCAGCCCGACGGTACCTGGGGTTCCTTCCCGGAGGAAAAACTGGCCATCACCGGCATCGTGCGGATCGACGTGGAGGAAGTGGTGGGCAAGGAAGAGCTGGGCAAGGACGAACTGCGGGAGCAGGCCCTGGCCATGCTTGCGTCGGGTGTTCCCCTCCCGGCGATCCTGGGGTAG
- the thiC gene encoding phosphomethylpyrimidine synthase ThiC, whose protein sequence is MKTQIEQAREGIITPQMAAVAAEEHVSPEYVCRMVAEGKVVIPWNHVRAPKAVGIGKGLRTKVNASIGTSSDIVDYEAEVRKARAAQESGADTLMELSVGGDLDRVRREVIAAVDLPVGNVPLYQAFCEAARKYGDPNRLDPEMLFDLIERQCADGMAFMAVHCGINLYTIERLRRQGYRYGGLVSKGGVSMVGWMMANGRENPLYEQFDRVVGILKKYDTVLSLGNGLRAGAIHDSSDRAQIQELLINCELAEMGREMGCQMLVEGPGHVPLDEVEGNIQLQKRMSGGAPYYMLGPISTDVAPGFDHITAAIGAAQSSRFGADLICYITPAEHLALPNEEDVRQGVKAARVAAYIGDMNKYPEKGRERDREMSKARRDLDWQRQFELALYPEDARAIRASRTPEDEATCTMCGDFCASRGAGRLFAGDLRGDKV, encoded by the coding sequence GTGAAAACCCAGATCGAACAGGCCCGCGAGGGCATCATTACCCCTCAGATGGCGGCCGTGGCCGCGGAGGAGCACGTCTCCCCCGAGTATGTCTGCCGGATGGTGGCCGAGGGGAAGGTCGTCATCCCCTGGAACCACGTGCGCGCGCCAAAGGCAGTCGGCATCGGCAAGGGGCTGCGGACCAAGGTGAATGCCTCCATCGGCACCTCATCGGACATCGTTGACTACGAGGCCGAGGTGCGCAAGGCCCGGGCCGCCCAGGAGTCAGGCGCCGACACCCTCATGGAGCTGTCCGTGGGCGGCGACCTGGACCGGGTCCGGCGCGAGGTCATCGCGGCCGTGGACCTGCCGGTGGGAAACGTTCCGCTCTACCAGGCCTTCTGCGAGGCGGCGAGGAAATACGGCGACCCCAACCGGCTCGACCCTGAGATGCTCTTTGACCTGATTGAGCGCCAGTGCGCCGACGGCATGGCCTTCATGGCGGTCCACTGCGGCATCAATCTCTACACCATCGAACGGCTCCGTCGCCAGGGGTACCGCTACGGCGGCCTCGTCTCAAAGGGAGGGGTGAGCATGGTGGGCTGGATGATGGCCAACGGCCGCGAGAATCCCCTCTACGAACAGTTCGACCGGGTGGTCGGTATCCTGAAGAAATACGACACGGTCCTTTCCCTGGGCAACGGCCTGCGGGCCGGCGCCATCCACGATTCATCGGACCGGGCCCAGATCCAGGAGCTGCTGATCAACTGCGAACTGGCGGAGATGGGGCGCGAGATGGGCTGCCAGATGCTGGTGGAGGGCCCCGGTCACGTCCCCCTGGACGAGGTGGAGGGGAACATCCAGCTCCAGAAGCGGATGAGCGGCGGCGCACCCTACTATATGCTCGGGCCCATCTCCACCGACGTGGCCCCCGGCTTCGACCACATCACCGCCGCCATTGGCGCGGCCCAGTCGAGCCGCTTCGGCGCCGACCTGATCTGCTACATCACCCCGGCCGAGCACCTGGCCCTCCCCAACGAAGAGGACGTCCGCCAGGGGGTAAAGGCGGCCCGGGTCGCCGCCTACATCGGCGACATGAACAAGTACCCGGAGAAGGGGCGCGAGCGGGACCGGGAGATGAGCAAGGCCCGTCGCGACCTGGACTGGCAGAGGCAGTTCGAGCTGGCCCTCTATCCAGAGGACGCCCGGGCGATCAGGGCCAGCCGTACTCCCGAGGATGAGGCCACCTGCACCATGTGCGGCGACTTCTGCGCCTCCCGGGGGGCCGGCAGGCTGTTTGCCGGCGATCTCAGGGGGGATAAGGTGTAG
- the cobS gene encoding adenosylcobinamide-GDP ribazoletransferase: protein MKLYFIALQFLTVVPLPFRLRWDERALGRSMAFFPLAGLTLGTLLAGADMLFAALVPRPVSDLLLVALLAGVTGALHLDGLADVCDGLAARGGRERFLAVMKDPRVGAVGVVGLVLGLALKYQALLAVPDDLKRQALLLFPAVARYAQVQMTVGANRARQDGLGAAFIAGTGMFQLVTAGTITAVAAWLLLGPAGMAVLAASVLFTGGFRWWFHRHLGGVTGDVIGCASELNEILCLLVILALHRG, encoded by the coding sequence TTGAAACTCTATTTCATCGCCCTTCAGTTTCTGACCGTCGTCCCGCTGCCGTTCCGGCTGCGCTGGGACGAGCGCGCCCTGGGACGCTCCATGGCATTCTTCCCCCTGGCGGGGCTCACTCTGGGAACACTGCTGGCCGGGGCCGACATGCTTTTCGCAGCGCTGGTGCCAAGGCCCGTCAGCGATCTCCTGCTGGTGGCGCTGCTGGCCGGGGTAACCGGTGCGTTGCACCTGGACGGTCTGGCCGATGTCTGCGACGGGCTGGCGGCTCGTGGCGGCAGGGAGCGTTTCCTGGCGGTCATGAAGGATCCCCGGGTGGGAGCCGTGGGGGTAGTGGGGCTCGTGCTCGGGCTGGCGCTCAAGTACCAGGCCCTGCTGGCGGTGCCGGACGACCTCAAGCGTCAGGCGCTCTTGCTCTTCCCTGCCGTGGCCCGCTACGCCCAGGTGCAGATGACCGTCGGCGCCAACCGCGCCCGACAGGATGGCCTCGGCGCCGCTTTCATCGCCGGGACCGGGATGTTCCAGCTGGTGACGGCCGGCACGATCACGGCCGTTGCAGCCTGGTTGCTGCTGGGCCCGGCGGGCATGGCCGTGCTTGCGGCATCCGTTCTTTTCACCGGCGGGTTCCGGTGGTGGTTCCATCGGCATCTCGGCGGGGTTACCGGCGATGTCATCGGCTGCGCCAGCGAACTGAACGAAATTCTCTGCCTGCTGGTCATCCTGGCCCTGCACCGGGGCTGA
- a CDS encoding cobyrinate a,c-diamide synthase yields MKSIIIAAPHSGSGKTTITVGIMECFRRRGLTVAPFKVGPDFIDPGYHRLVTGLPSANLDGWICPPEFVRASFAHHALNADMAIIEGVMGLFDGFGGIADEGSTAQVARLTGAPVILVVDARGLARSAAAILKGFAEFDPSVRVAGVIFNNVGSDSHERILREAVGQSLPELKVFGCIPRDDGLHIPARHLGLLTAEEHPLSGEFLDHLVEVIRDRVDLGLLWGAANPLGAPVPRAEPIPCQTLGGSVRLAVARDEAFCFVYEDNLCLLRRAGAEIVTFSPLRDERLPEDVAGVYLPGGYPEVFADALAANTGMKESLARAVNEGMPVYAECGGFIYLTRGVTDSAGEPESLHEFVGIFPVTTRMLPRRKALGYREVELAADTIIGPAGTLARGHEFHYSEMEEMPADVERAYRVRRGPVDLGMEGYRYRNCLASYVHLHFGSNPELAAAFVARCRSFVTRSRV; encoded by the coding sequence ATGAAATCGATCATCATCGCCGCCCCGCACAGTGGCTCCGGCAAGACAACCATCACCGTGGGCATCATGGAATGCTTCAGGCGGCGCGGCCTCACCGTGGCACCCTTCAAGGTGGGTCCGGACTTCATCGATCCGGGCTACCACCGGCTGGTGACGGGGTTGCCCTCGGCCAACCTGGACGGCTGGATCTGTCCTCCCGAGTTTGTCCGGGCATCCTTTGCCCACCATGCCCTCAACGCCGACATGGCCATCATCGAGGGAGTCATGGGGCTCTTCGACGGGTTCGGAGGGATCGCCGACGAGGGGAGTACGGCCCAGGTGGCCCGGCTGACCGGTGCGCCGGTGATCCTGGTGGTGGATGCCCGTGGGCTGGCCAGGAGCGCCGCCGCCATCCTCAAGGGGTTCGCCGAATTCGATCCCTCGGTGCGGGTGGCCGGGGTCATCTTCAATAACGTGGGCAGCGACAGTCACGAGCGAATTCTGCGGGAGGCGGTGGGGCAGTCCCTGCCGGAGCTGAAGGTGTTCGGCTGTATCCCCCGGGACGACGGGCTTCACATCCCTGCACGCCACCTGGGACTTCTCACGGCGGAGGAACATCCCCTGTCGGGCGAGTTCCTGGATCACCTGGTGGAGGTGATTCGCGACCGGGTTGACCTGGGGCTGCTCTGGGGAGCGGCCAACCCCTTGGGCGCGCCGGTGCCCCGCGCCGAACCGATTCCCTGCCAGACCCTGGGCGGTTCGGTCCGACTGGCAGTCGCCCGGGACGAAGCCTTTTGTTTCGTCTATGAGGACAACCTCTGCCTGCTGCGCCGCGCCGGCGCCGAGATAGTCACCTTTTCCCCCCTGCGCGACGAGCGCCTGCCAGAGGATGTGGCCGGCGTCTACCTGCCGGGCGGCTACCCCGAGGTCTTCGCCGATGCCCTGGCCGCCAACACCGGGATGAAGGAGTCTTTGGCCCGGGCCGTGAACGAGGGGATGCCGGTTTACGCCGAATGCGGCGGTTTCATCTACCTTACGCGCGGGGTTACGGACAGCGCCGGGGAGCCTGAATCGCTCCACGAGTTCGTAGGGATATTCCCCGTGACAACCCGGATGCTTCCCCGCCGCAAGGCCCTCGGCTATCGCGAGGTTGAACTGGCGGCGGATACCATCATCGGCCCCGCCGGCACCCTGGCCCGGGGGCACGAGTTCCACTACTCGGAGATGGAAGAGATGCCCGCCGACGTGGAGCGTGCCTACCGGGTCCGCCGGGGCCCGGTTGACCTGGGGATGGAAGGATACCGTTACCGCAACTGTCTTGCCTCCTACGTCCACCTCCACTTCGGGAGCAACCCGGAGCTGGCCGCGGCGTTTGTGGCACGCTGCAGATCGTTCGTCACAAGGAGCCGTGTGTGA
- the cbiQ gene encoding cobalt ECF transporter T component CbiQ: protein MKHVLSASPADHPLSRLDPRVKLLTAGALLAMVISCTGGLFPLLAAILSLGIVVSLGVPLRLILLRFAEPAFIAAVVLLLKLFFSGVTPLFTLQLPWLELTAYREGLREGLLIAGRIAAAVSVVSAVGFSSSFTDLMAALAWLRVPRSFIEVALFAWRYLFLLLDDAQVIHAAQRNRLGYSGLRRGMRSFGTLAGALVLKAFDNSQTITTAMVQRGYDGNLPLFRHRPFRPAEVALSALFVVAMGTLWGMQ, encoded by the coding sequence ATGAAGCACGTCCTCAGCGCGTCTCCGGCCGATCATCCCCTGTCGCGGCTCGACCCGCGGGTCAAGCTCCTGACGGCCGGGGCACTGCTCGCCATGGTCATCAGCTGCACCGGCGGGCTGTTCCCGCTGCTGGCGGCGATCCTCTCCCTGGGGATCGTCGTCTCGTTGGGGGTGCCGCTCCGCCTGATCCTGCTCCGCTTTGCGGAACCGGCGTTCATCGCCGCCGTGGTCCTCCTGCTCAAGCTTTTCTTCAGCGGCGTCACGCCGCTTTTCACACTCCAGCTGCCCTGGCTGGAGCTTACCGCATACCGGGAGGGACTGCGGGAAGGGCTCCTCATCGCCGGCCGCATTGCCGCCGCCGTGTCGGTTGTATCGGCGGTCGGCTTCTCCTCCTCGTTCACCGACCTGATGGCGGCCCTGGCATGGCTGCGGGTGCCGCGCAGCTTCATCGAGGTGGCGCTGTTCGCCTGGCGCTACCTGTTCCTGCTCCTGGACGACGCCCAGGTGATCCACGCGGCCCAGCGGAATCGCCTGGGCTACAGCGGGCTGCGCCGGGGGATGCGCTCCTTCGGCACCTTGGCCGGCGCCCTGGTTCTTAAGGCCTTCGACAACAGCCAGACCATTACCACCGCCATGGTTCAGAGGGGGTACGACGGGAACCTGCCGCTGTTCAGGCACCGTCCGTTCCGGCCGGCCGAGGTGGCTCTGTCCGCCCTCTTCGTGGTGGCCATGGGAACCCTCTGGGGGATGCAGTGA
- a CDS encoding energy-coupling factor ABC transporter permease, giving the protein MKRITLYAAGSAIIGAMLLAGPAHAMHISEGILPLGWAALWFAVAAPFLALGIRRVNELSRHDLSFKPLVGLMAAVVFIISCMPIPVPTAGTCSHPCGTGIAAILVGPLVSVVITTVALLIQALFLAHGGLSTLGADVVSMGVAGSFAGWFVFRGMRRLGAGLAVAAFVAGLLADWATYLTTALELSSGVRGSEPFYPLFLKIVAAFVPTQLPLGVLEGAMTAGMVVLLHRKRPDLLAKMGVVDAGGPGAGPRRATVVMLALFCLLASLLVAGPSRASEKWPGVDETVVEKIAAEHGREPRDPLINTDQGDLLLFVFLLAGTVGGFAAGYFWRMLVAERRTYDDHT; this is encoded by the coding sequence ATGAAACGAATTACCTTATATGCTGCCGGTTCGGCAATCATTGGCGCAATGCTGCTGGCCGGGCCCGCCCACGCCATGCACATCTCCGAGGGAATCCTCCCCCTGGGGTGGGCGGCGCTCTGGTTCGCCGTGGCGGCGCCCTTTCTGGCCCTGGGAATTCGGCGGGTGAACGAGCTGTCCCGCCACGATCTCTCCTTCAAGCCCCTGGTGGGACTCATGGCGGCGGTGGTATTCATCATCTCCTGCATGCCGATTCCGGTGCCCACCGCCGGTACCTGCTCCCATCCCTGCGGCACGGGGATCGCCGCGATCCTGGTGGGGCCCCTGGTCAGCGTGGTCATCACCACGGTAGCGCTCCTCATCCAGGCCCTCTTTCTGGCCCACGGCGGGCTTTCAACGCTCGGCGCCGACGTGGTGTCCATGGGGGTGGCGGGCTCCTTTGCCGGCTGGTTCGTCTTCCGGGGCATGCGCCGGCTGGGCGCGGGCCTTGCGGTGGCCGCCTTTGTCGCCGGGCTGCTGGCAGACTGGGCCACCTACCTGACCACTGCCCTGGAGCTGTCCTCGGGCGTGCGCGGGAGTGAGCCGTTTTACCCGCTGTTCTTGAAGATCGTTGCCGCCTTTGTCCCGACCCAGCTTCCTCTCGGCGTGCTGGAAGGGGCCATGACCGCCGGTATGGTGGTCCTGCTCCACCGCAAGCGCCCCGATCTGCTGGCGAAAATGGGGGTGGTCGATGCCGGTGGCCCGGGAGCCGGTCCCCGCCGGGCAACCGTGGTCATGCTGGCGCTGTTTTGCCTGCTCGCCTCGCTCCTTGTGGCGGGACCGTCGCGCGCATCGGAAAAATGGCCTGGCGTGGACGAAACCGTTGTGGAAAAGATTGCCGCGGAACACGGCCGTGAACCGCGGGACCCCCTCATCAATACCGACCAGGGTGACCTGCTTCTCTTCGTTTTTCTGCTGGCCGGCACAGTCGGGGGCTTTGCGGCGGGCTATTTCTGGCGTATGCTGGTGGCGGAACGGAGAACGTACGATGACCATACTTGA
- a CDS encoding energy-coupling factor ABC transporter ATP-binding protein, which produces MRFSVDLKAYAYPDGTVALSDIRFQVARGEFCGILGSNGSGKTTLLKIMDGLIREYDGSVLLDGRDVRSLQPKDIYRTVGLVFQNPDDQLFAHTVFEDVAFGPRNMGFAEAEVKARVERALEAVDLAGAAAKQIHHLSYGQKKRACIAGLLAMGHEVLLMDEPTAGLDPMGEYRMMELLTRLNRQEGVTIVMATHSVDLVPLFLHRLYILSRGRIVRGGPPEEVFTAPAEMESVKLRLPHIAELIHRLKHEDGVPFRRTPLTIGEARREIMELMETTRS; this is translated from the coding sequence GTGAGGTTTTCCGTGGACCTGAAGGCCTATGCCTATCCCGACGGTACCGTGGCCCTGTCGGATATCCGTTTCCAGGTGGCGCGGGGAGAATTTTGCGGCATCCTCGGCTCCAACGGCTCGGGCAAGACGACACTGCTCAAGATCATGGACGGGCTGATCAGGGAGTACGACGGCAGCGTGCTCCTGGACGGCCGGGACGTGCGGAGCCTCCAGCCGAAGGATATCTACCGCACGGTCGGGCTCGTGTTCCAGAACCCGGACGATCAGTTGTTCGCCCACACGGTCTTCGAGGATGTGGCCTTCGGCCCCCGCAACATGGGATTTGCCGAGGCCGAGGTCAAGGCGCGGGTGGAGCGGGCCCTGGAAGCCGTCGACCTGGCGGGCGCCGCGGCCAAGCAGATCCACCACCTGAGCTACGGCCAGAAAAAGCGCGCCTGCATCGCAGGGCTCCTGGCCATGGGGCATGAGGTGCTCCTCATGGACGAACCCACCGCCGGCCTCGATCCCATGGGAGAGTACCGGATGATGGAGCTGCTCACGCGGCTCAACCGCCAGGAGGGGGTGACCATCGTCATGGCGACCCACAGCGTCGATCTGGTGCCCCTGTTCCTTCACCGGCTCTACATCCTGAGCCGGGGGCGGATCGTTCGCGGCGGGCCGCCCGAGGAGGTCTTCACCGCTCCGGCCGAGATGGAGAGCGTCAAGCTGCGGCTTCCCCACATAGCCGAGCTCATCCACCGCCTGAAGCACGAAGATGGTGTCCCGTTCCGGCGCACGCCCCTCACCATCGGCGAGGCCCGGCGGGAAATCATGGAATTGATGGAAACCACAAGGAGTTGA
- the cobC gene encoding alpha-ribazole phosphatase, with the protein MTRKTRIYLIRHGEVEGAGVPRYNGHNDVGLSERGKAQYLELRKRFDGVRIAACYTSDLTRCVWGAESLAAHLNVQPQRHPELREICMGEWEAKSWQELQDRYPHQWQARLNDLEGYRVPGGENLLDVRARVMPAVNAIVERHRGEDVLVVAHGGVNRIILLEAIGAPLANLFSLEQTYCCMNIIDYFEDGRAVVKLVNG; encoded by the coding sequence ATGACACGCAAAACACGCATCTATCTCATCCGTCACGGCGAAGTGGAGGGGGCCGGCGTCCCCCGTTACAACGGACACAACGACGTGGGCCTCTCCGAGCGGGGTAAGGCCCAGTACCTGGAACTCCGCAAGCGGTTCGACGGGGTTCGGATCGCCGCCTGCTACACCAGCGACCTTACCCGCTGCGTCTGGGGTGCCGAGTCCCTGGCCGCCCACCTGAACGTTCAGCCGCAGCGCCACCCGGAACTGCGGGAAATCTGCATGGGCGAATGGGAGGCGAAGAGCTGGCAAGAGCTCCAGGACCGCTATCCCCACCAGTGGCAGGCACGGCTCAACGACCTGGAAGGCTACCGGGTGCCGGGGGGGGAAAACCTGCTGGACGTCCGGGCCCGGGTTATGCCCGCCGTCAATGCCATCGTTGAGCGGCACCGGGGGGAAGACGTCCTGGTGGTGGCCCACGGCGGCGTGAACCGGATCATCCTCCTGGAGGCCATCGGTGCACCCCTGGCCAACCTCTTTTCCCTTGAGCAGACTTACTGCTGCATGAACATCATCGACTACTTCGAGGATGGGCGTGCGGTGGTGAAGCTGGTGAACGGGTAG
- a CDS encoding cobalt-precorrin-5B (C(1))-methyltransferase: MSGRELRHGYTTGACAAAAAAGAARMLRRQELADEAEIVLPRGERVAFRLHGQEFTETWATCHVVKDAGDDPDVTNGAEIHATVRREALNRPGARTMVFVTGGRGVGTITKPGLAVPVGEPAINPVPMRMITEAVKAEFSVVCLPQILTVTVSIPNGEELAKKTLNARLGIVGGLSILGTTGIVRPISAKAWTDTLDAAIDVALACGCRTLVLSTGRTSELVVQGALAGEHLREEACVMMGDHVGYALRACARKGAEQAVLAGQFAKLLKIACGHEQTHVSSSELDLRLLAEWIAATPAASHLASLVEGANTARQVLEASGNDPALMELVCSRAREAARLLAPSLRIKVLLAGYDSTVLYFG; encoded by the coding sequence GTGTCTGGCCGGGAGCTTCGCCACGGCTACACCACTGGTGCCTGCGCCGCGGCCGCGGCTGCCGGAGCGGCCCGGATGCTCCGGCGCCAGGAGCTGGCGGACGAGGCCGAGATCGTCCTGCCCCGGGGAGAGCGGGTGGCCTTCCGTCTCCACGGCCAGGAGTTCACCGAGACCTGGGCCACCTGCCACGTGGTGAAGGACGCCGGCGACGACCCAGATGTGACCAACGGCGCCGAAATCCACGCAACCGTCCGGCGCGAGGCCCTCAACCGGCCCGGCGCCCGGACCATGGTCTTTGTCACCGGCGGCCGCGGGGTGGGGACGATCACCAAGCCGGGGCTTGCCGTGCCGGTGGGTGAACCTGCCATCAACCCCGTGCCCATGCGCATGATCACCGAGGCGGTCAAGGCCGAGTTTTCGGTTGTCTGCCTTCCCCAGATCCTCACGGTCACCGTCTCCATTCCCAATGGCGAAGAACTGGCGAAAAAGACCCTCAATGCCCGCCTGGGCATCGTGGGGGGGCTCTCCATCCTCGGGACCACCGGCATCGTCCGGCCCATCTCGGCCAAGGCCTGGACCGACACCCTCGACGCCGCCATTGATGTGGCCCTGGCCTGCGGCTGCCGGACCCTGGTCCTCTCCACCGGCCGGACGAGTGAGCTGGTGGTCCAGGGGGCTCTGGCCGGGGAGCATCTGCGGGAAGAGGCCTGCGTGATGATGGGCGATCACGTGGGGTACGCGCTCCGGGCCTGCGCCCGCAAGGGGGCGGAACAGGCGGTTCTCGCGGGTCAGTTCGCCAAGCTCCTGAAGATCGCCTGCGGCCATGAGCAGACCCATGTCTCCTCCTCCGAACTTGACTTGCGGCTGCTGGCCGAATGGATCGCCGCCACCCCTGCCGCCTCGCATCTGGCGTCGCTCGTTGAAGGTGCCAACACCGCCCGGCAGGTGCTGGAGGCGTCGGGCAATGACCCCGCCCTCATGGAGCTGGTCTGCAGCCGGGCCCGGGAAGCGGCCCGGCTGCTGGCTCCTTCCCTGCGCATCAAGGTTTTGCTGGCGGGCTACGATTCAACGGTGCTATATTTCGGATAA